The Salinibacterium sp. M195 genome includes a window with the following:
- a CDS encoding Gfo/Idh/MocA family oxidoreductase: protein MSTVEQPRIGFVGAGRHSSLNLYPAFAATGVPLAGIAERNPARVAEAEARGIRPIFPNHLALIEATDLDGIIVSLAPHLQAEVVADCVRAGVAVFVEKPLGSTGSRGPADCVDRRGCRCARDARLHEAFRPGLHPAQGPHW, encoded by the coding sequence CCGGCACTCTTCGCTGAACCTCTATCCTGCGTTCGCCGCCACGGGCGTTCCCCTGGCTGGCATTGCTGAGCGCAATCCCGCTCGCGTTGCCGAGGCCGAAGCCCGCGGCATCCGTCCGATCTTCCCGAACCATCTCGCGCTAATAGAAGCCACTGATCTCGACGGCATCATTGTGTCTCTTGCGCCGCACCTTCAGGCTGAGGTAGTCGCCGACTGTGTTCGCGCGGGTGTTGCCGTGTTCGTGGAAAAACCGCTCGGGTCAACCGGAAGTAGAGGCCCAGCAGATTGCGTCGATCGCCGCGGATGCCGGTGTGCCCGTGATGCTCGGCTTCATGAAGCGTTTCGCCCCGGCCTACACCCAGCTCAAGGCCCTCATTGGTGA